The DNA region AATGTCTTCCGCGTCACTCAAAACCGTCGTTCCATGGTCGAGTGCGCCATCAGGGTGCAAACCCATGTAGAGAAACCCAACCGCATACCATGCCCGCTTCACCTCCCGTACCGGCAACGCTTTGAGTTCCCGAGGAGCCAATCTTGCGATATCAGATACCCACTCGGCCGCCTGCACTTCGGATTCCGGCAGCAGAACGACATTGATGCCCGACTTTTTCGGCTTCTTACCCATCTCCTTCAGATACTTCATCACAGCGTTGCCCACAGCTTCGCTCACCAGGGGGGGAACCGCGTTACCGATTACCCGGAACTGATGGGTCCGCGCCACTGGAAAACGGAACCAATCGGGGAAGCTTTGGACTCGCGCTGCCTCCCGAGGAGTAAGAGTGCGGTTCTGAACGGGATGGATGAACATGAGCCCGTCCTTCGACAAATGTGCGACAATCGTCGAACAGGGGCGTTCACGGTGCTGGCGGGTGTAGCGGTCCTTGAAGCTGGACTTGTCGTAGGGAAACTCGAAGTCGACGCCACGCCGCATGGCTTCCGCGGAACTTTCCCCCTCTTTCAGCAGCAGAAAATCGCGAAGATCCCTCTCGCTGTGAACTCTCGCCCGATGGGCCGTCAACTGCGTCGCCCTTTCTATCTCCAAAACATTGAAGAGGTAGTCCGAAGTCCGCTGATTCTTGACCACTTTCAGCCGGCGGCCCAGGTCATATTCGCTCTCTTCCTCGCCCTGCCCTGCTTTCAACGGTGGCAAATCCCCGATCGCATCGCCTAGGGTCGCTCCAACTGCCGCTCGCTTCGCGGGCTTAAGCTCGGGTCGAAAATACCCTGAAAGGTC from Luteolibacter sp. Y139 includes:
- a CDS encoding DNA cytosine methyltransferase, with amino-acid sequence MSTPVTFLDLFCGCGGFSLGLRRAGFEGLAAIDFNKEAIKVFHENLPEIPHALERDLTSFSPVNLEAIIGTERVDLIVGGPPCQGFSTARQVDGANHGDRLTEDPRRHLYKEFLRYVGHFRPKVFVMENVLGIRSASGGIYFSKVQAEARALGYRVHAQIEDCVDLGVPQKRRRQLFIGTREDLSGYFRPELKPAKRAAVGATLGDAIGDLPPLKAGQGEEESEYDLGRRLKVVKNQRTSDYLFNVLEIERATQLTAHRARVHSERDLRDFLLLKEGESSAEAMRRGVDFEFPYDKSSFKDRYTRQHRERPCSTIVAHLSKDGLMFIHPVQNRTLTPREAARVQSFPDWFRFPVARTHQFRVIGNAVPPLVSEAVGNAVMKYLKEMGKKPKKSGINVVLLPESEVQAAEWVSDIARLAPRELKALPVREVKRAWYAVGFLYMGLHPDGALDHGTTVLSDAEDIPEIRAIEPRLINPYYEQSGWPVFLKDLAKEAWRRYELGSLRDDEFYCSHAQMAGACFRNPEFGKAV